A DNA window from Haloactinospora alba contains the following coding sequences:
- a CDS encoding ABC transporter permease — MSQATTVGAPQQEDNRARHRWRVLSLVAAGFVALSAVRIVTGQHTITSPGTIQAMLAFAVPIGLAGLGGLWAERSGVINIGLEGMMVFGTWFGAFAAWTSGNPWVGLAAGILGGMLGGLIHAVATVGFGVDHIVSGVAINILSVGAMRYLSVLYFVEAPGGGAGQSPQLPEFPTVGAPFVAGALGGLAERNWFLLSDAAGVVIGLTTGMSAITLVALLLLPVTYYLLWHSRFGLRLRSAGENPDAAESLGVNVYAYKYVALLTSGGLAGMGGVFLAMVASSVYQEGQTGGRGYIGLAAMIFGNWRPGGLAMGAGLFGFTDALQVRGQGGAVHALLLLLAVVLVAVAARQWSRGNRTAAVVSLAVAGALTVVYTVTDTVPEELVIASPYITTLLVLSLASQRLRPPAAIGRAWRRRAS, encoded by the coding sequence ATGAGCCAGGCAACGACGGTGGGAGCTCCGCAGCAGGAGGACAACCGCGCACGTCACCGGTGGCGGGTGCTGAGCCTCGTCGCCGCCGGTTTCGTCGCTCTGTCGGCGGTACGGATCGTCACCGGGCAGCACACCATCACCAGCCCCGGAACCATCCAGGCGATGCTGGCGTTCGCCGTACCCATCGGCCTCGCCGGCCTCGGCGGACTGTGGGCGGAACGCTCTGGTGTCATCAACATCGGCCTGGAAGGCATGATGGTGTTCGGCACCTGGTTCGGTGCCTTCGCCGCGTGGACGTCCGGAAACCCGTGGGTGGGCCTGGCCGCCGGGATCCTGGGCGGAATGCTCGGTGGTCTGATCCACGCCGTGGCCACCGTGGGGTTCGGTGTGGACCACATCGTGTCCGGCGTCGCGATCAACATCCTCTCCGTGGGCGCGATGCGCTACCTGTCGGTGCTGTACTTCGTGGAGGCCCCGGGTGGCGGAGCGGGCCAGTCCCCGCAACTGCCGGAGTTCCCCACCGTCGGCGCGCCGTTCGTCGCCGGGGCGCTGGGCGGTCTGGCGGAGCGCAACTGGTTCCTCCTGTCCGACGCGGCCGGTGTCGTCATCGGGCTCACCACCGGCATGTCGGCGATCACCCTGGTAGCACTCCTCCTGCTTCCGGTGACGTACTACCTGCTGTGGCACAGCAGGTTCGGGCTGCGGTTGCGTTCGGCGGGAGAGAACCCGGACGCGGCCGAGTCACTGGGCGTCAACGTCTACGCCTACAAGTACGTCGCGCTGCTGACCTCCGGCGGGCTGGCCGGAATGGGCGGGGTGTTCCTCGCCATGGTGGCCTCCTCGGTGTACCAGGAAGGCCAGACCGGCGGACGGGGCTACATCGGGCTGGCCGCGATGATATTCGGTAACTGGCGCCCCGGAGGGCTGGCCATGGGAGCCGGCCTGTTCGGGTTCACCGACGCGCTGCAGGTCCGCGGCCAGGGTGGCGCGGTCCACGCCCTCCTCCTGCTGCTGGCCGTGGTACTGGTCGCGGTCGCGGCCCGGCAGTGGTCGCGGGGCAACCGCACCGCGGCCGTGGTCTCGCTCGCGGTGGCGGGCGCGCTGACGGTGGTGTACACCGTCACCGACACCGTGCCGGAGGAGCTGGTGATAGCCAGTCCCTACATCACGACCCTGCTGGTGCTGTCACTGGCCTCCCAACGACTGCGGCCGCCCGCCGCGATCGGACGCGCCTGGCGCCGGAGGGCGTCGTGA
- a CDS encoding cytidine deaminase — protein sequence MSAARVDWNALRRAAAAAMGSAYAPYSGFPVGAAALTEDGRTVRGCNVENASYGLSLCAECGLVSELHATGGGTLTALTCHDRSGTRVLPCGRCRQLLHEHGGPGMLVDTPQGPLPLSDLLPAAFGPTDLTR from the coding sequence GTGAGCGCGGCACGGGTGGACTGGAACGCCCTGCGTAGGGCGGCAGCCGCGGCCATGGGCAGCGCCTACGCCCCCTACTCCGGCTTTCCGGTCGGGGCGGCGGCGTTGACAGAGGACGGGCGCACGGTGCGCGGATGCAACGTGGAGAACGCGTCGTACGGCCTGTCGCTGTGCGCCGAATGCGGGCTGGTCTCGGAACTGCACGCGACCGGCGGCGGAACGCTCACCGCTCTCACCTGCCACGACCGTTCCGGAACACGCGTACTGCCGTGCGGCCGCTGTCGCCAGCTGCTGCACGAGCACGGCGGTCCCGGAATGCTGGTGGACACCCCGCAGGGGCCGCTTCCCCTGTCCGACCTGCTGCCGGCCGCGTTCGGCCCGACCGATCTCACGCGCTAG
- the egtA gene encoding ergothioneine biosynthesis glutamate--cysteine ligase EgtA has protein sequence MAYLTEADVQDYVNGICFKTGPPGKVGAELEWLVTDPEQPRSPVPLDQLVPLIEQAGAPPSGSTVSYEPGGQLEVSSPPLPGPAWAHTALNTDLAHIQKHLRDAGLCLDGYGLDPHRSLSRQLTLPRYAAMERYFDAAGTASGRTMMCSTASIQVCLDIGADPADAAHRWSLVHRLGPMLVAAFANSPLWRGRPTGWRSTRWTVWAALDSSRTRPVPSTDPVASWTRYVLEAQLMTIREENGPGITSPGMTFSEWLSCGRPRRPEPDDLVHHMSTLFPPVRPRGWLELRMIDSLPEHWWPVPVAVTAALLDDPRAALAATEATERVPGCTSPGTWLTAARSALTDPDLAACARSCFAAASEALSRMGAADLATLVDAYRERFVERGRCPADDLLDAEGAFA, from the coding sequence GTGGCCTATTTGACCGAAGCCGACGTGCAGGACTACGTCAACGGGATCTGTTTCAAGACCGGCCCTCCCGGGAAAGTCGGTGCCGAACTCGAGTGGCTCGTTACCGACCCCGAACAACCGCGCTCCCCTGTCCCTCTCGACCAGCTCGTTCCCCTCATCGAGCAGGCCGGCGCCCCGCCGTCGGGAAGCACCGTCAGCTACGAACCCGGCGGCCAGCTCGAGGTCAGCTCACCTCCGTTACCGGGCCCGGCCTGGGCGCACACCGCCCTCAACACCGACCTCGCACATATCCAGAAACACCTGCGCGACGCGGGACTGTGCCTCGACGGCTACGGGCTGGACCCGCACCGTTCGCTCTCGCGCCAGCTCACCCTTCCCCGCTACGCGGCCATGGAGCGTTACTTCGACGCCGCGGGAACGGCCAGCGGACGCACCATGATGTGCAGTACCGCCTCCATCCAGGTGTGCCTGGACATCGGGGCCGACCCGGCCGACGCCGCGCACCGCTGGAGCCTGGTCCACCGACTCGGCCCCATGCTCGTGGCCGCCTTCGCGAACTCCCCCCTGTGGCGCGGCCGCCCCACCGGATGGCGTTCCACCCGGTGGACGGTGTGGGCCGCCCTCGACTCGTCACGCACCCGTCCCGTCCCCAGCACCGACCCGGTCGCCTCGTGGACGCGCTACGTCCTGGAAGCGCAGCTCATGACGATCCGGGAGGAGAACGGGCCAGGGATCACCTCCCCCGGTATGACGTTCAGCGAATGGCTGTCCTGCGGCCGCCCCAGAAGGCCGGAACCCGACGACCTCGTGCACCACATGAGCACCCTGTTTCCCCCGGTGCGGCCGCGCGGTTGGCTGGAACTGCGCATGATCGACTCCCTGCCGGAACACTGGTGGCCGGTTCCGGTCGCGGTGACGGCGGCGCTCCTCGACGACCCGAGGGCGGCCCTGGCCGCGACCGAGGCGACCGAACGGGTGCCCGGCTGCACCTCGCCGGGAACGTGGCTCACCGCCGCTCGCAGCGCCCTGACGGACCCCGATCTCGCCGCGTGCGCCCGGTCCTGCTTCGCCGCTGCCAGTGAGGCCCTTTCCCGTATGGGAGCGGCCGACCTCGCCACCCTTGTCGACGCCTACCGAGAACGCTTCGTCGAACGCGGACGGTGTCCGGCCGACGACCTCCTGGACGCGGAAGGAGCATTCGCTTGA
- a CDS encoding BMP family lipoprotein — protein sequence MERTLTTRLAAVAAAGFLGVSATACDSGEGGDGGNNDQSEASDLKVGLAYDVGGRGDKSFNDSAYRGLQKVEEELGVEEVNDLEPSEGESDSDKVDRLSLMAEQGYDIVFGIGFAYAEPMKEVAPEYPDVNFAIVDEEVEGIDNLTSLVFADEEAAFLAGAAAAYKSEEDHIGFVGGVETPLIKKFEAGYTAGAEHVTPDIEVETSYISQPPDMSGFQDPALGRSTAKGQLDKGADVLYHGAGAAGTGVLEAVVNADAKFVGTDSDQYENASEEQKPHVVTSALKGVDTAVFEFASSVAEGAAQSGVQRFDLADGGVDYATSNTEEIADIEDDLDELKQQIADGEIEVPTKP from the coding sequence GTGGAACGGACACTCACCACGCGCCTCGCCGCGGTCGCGGCGGCGGGCTTTCTGGGCGTGAGCGCGACGGCCTGTGACAGCGGAGAGGGCGGCGACGGCGGGAACAACGACCAGTCCGAGGCCTCCGACCTCAAGGTGGGGCTCGCCTACGACGTCGGGGGCCGGGGGGACAAGTCGTTCAACGACTCCGCCTACCGCGGCCTGCAGAAGGTCGAGGAGGAGCTGGGGGTCGAGGAGGTCAACGACCTCGAACCCAGTGAGGGGGAGTCGGACTCGGACAAGGTGGACCGGCTCTCGCTCATGGCCGAGCAGGGATACGACATCGTGTTCGGCATCGGCTTCGCCTACGCCGAGCCGATGAAGGAGGTCGCGCCGGAGTACCCCGACGTCAACTTCGCCATCGTCGACGAGGAGGTCGAGGGCATCGACAACCTCACGAGCCTGGTGTTCGCGGACGAGGAGGCGGCGTTCCTCGCGGGCGCGGCGGCGGCGTACAAGTCCGAGGAGGACCACATCGGCTTCGTCGGAGGTGTGGAAACCCCGCTGATCAAGAAGTTCGAGGCCGGTTACACGGCGGGAGCCGAGCACGTCACGCCGGATATCGAGGTCGAGACCTCCTACATCTCCCAACCCCCCGACATGTCGGGTTTCCAGGACCCGGCTCTGGGGCGTTCCACGGCCAAGGGCCAGCTGGACAAGGGCGCGGACGTCCTCTACCACGGTGCCGGGGCGGCAGGCACCGGCGTGCTGGAGGCGGTCGTGAACGCGGACGCCAAGTTCGTCGGTACGGACAGCGACCAGTACGAGAACGCCTCCGAGGAGCAGAAGCCGCACGTGGTCACCTCCGCGCTGAAGGGCGTGGACACCGCCGTGTTCGAGTTCGCCTCCTCGGTCGCCGAGGGGGCGGCCCAGTCCGGTGTCCAACGGTTCGACCTCGCCGACGGCGGGGTGGACTACGCGACCTCCAACACGGAGGAGATCGCCGACATCGAGGACGACCTCGACGAGCTCAAACAGCAGATCGCCGACGGTGAGATCGAGGTTCCGACCAAACCGTGA
- a CDS encoding acyl-CoA dehydrogenase family protein, with protein MTVSEHRLDGAALRELVDGRWAGVRDELRGFLRGEPFVPVAGIGTDAHRQRVLRQLRELATTSVPGHGFPREHGGSGDAGAAIVAFEMLVCDLSLMVKVGVQWGLFGGAVHALGTQRHHAEYLPPLMSLELLGCFAMTETGHGSDVQRIRTTADYDTDTEEFVVHTPDEAARKDYIGNAARDGRMAVVFAQLSSCGQSHGVHAILVPIRDSEDRPQPGVRIEDCGPKGGLNGVDNGRLWFDRVRVPRTALLNRYGDVAPDGSYTSPITNPNRRFFTMLGTLVRGRISVAGGAGSASKAALDIAVRYGDTRRQFPRPDTGEEVVLLDYLSHQRRLLPALARTYALHFAQEELVTTLHDSAVGERPLDEHGQRELEARAAGIKAMATWHASETIQTCREACGGAGYLAENRLTELRADTDVFTTFEGDNTVLLQLTARALLTHYRDAFGDLDPLAMARFVTGRFVGALIERTAARSLIERLVSASPRRDEGEDLHDRGWQLRLLEDRERHIVEGLARRLRRADSSGPEAFDVVNGAQDHLVHAGRAHIERIALEAFLAAIDRCSDPDTAAVLERVCDLYALSAVESDRAWFLEHERLAPPRAKAVTQSVNELCRELRPHAVSLTAGFGLPDEWLAAPIALGAERQRQHSREG; from the coding sequence ATGACTGTCTCTGAGCACCGGTTGGACGGCGCGGCGCTGCGTGAGCTCGTGGACGGACGGTGGGCGGGGGTACGTGACGAGCTGCGGGGGTTCCTGCGCGGGGAACCGTTCGTCCCGGTGGCCGGTATCGGGACGGACGCCCACCGGCAACGCGTGCTGCGGCAACTGCGGGAACTGGCCACCACCAGCGTTCCCGGGCACGGTTTCCCTCGGGAGCACGGGGGAAGCGGCGACGCGGGCGCCGCGATCGTGGCCTTCGAGATGCTGGTGTGCGACCTCTCCCTCATGGTCAAGGTGGGAGTCCAGTGGGGGTTGTTCGGCGGCGCCGTCCACGCGCTGGGTACCCAGCGGCACCATGCCGAGTACCTGCCGCCTCTGATGTCCCTGGAGCTTCTGGGCTGCTTCGCCATGACCGAGACCGGCCACGGTTCCGACGTGCAGCGGATCCGCACCACGGCCGACTACGACACGGACACCGAGGAGTTCGTCGTCCACACTCCGGACGAGGCGGCCCGCAAGGACTACATCGGCAACGCCGCCCGGGACGGCCGGATGGCCGTGGTCTTCGCCCAGCTGTCGTCGTGCGGGCAGTCCCACGGTGTGCATGCGATTCTGGTCCCGATCCGGGACTCGGAGGACCGGCCGCAGCCCGGCGTACGGATCGAGGACTGCGGCCCCAAGGGCGGGCTGAACGGGGTGGACAACGGACGCCTGTGGTTCGACCGTGTCCGGGTTCCCAGGACGGCGCTGCTCAACCGCTACGGTGACGTCGCACCCGACGGGAGTTACACCAGCCCCATAACGAACCCGAACCGGCGGTTCTTCACCATGCTGGGCACCCTGGTGCGGGGGCGGATCAGTGTCGCCGGCGGCGCCGGAAGCGCCAGCAAGGCCGCGCTGGACATCGCGGTGCGCTACGGCGACACCCGCCGCCAGTTCCCCCGGCCCGACACCGGTGAGGAGGTCGTGCTACTGGACTACCTCTCCCACCAGCGCCGCCTCCTTCCCGCACTCGCCCGCACCTACGCGCTACACTTCGCCCAGGAGGAACTCGTCACCACCCTGCACGACAGCGCGGTGGGTGAGAGGCCGTTGGACGAGCACGGCCAGCGGGAACTGGAAGCGCGGGCGGCCGGGATCAAGGCAATGGCCACGTGGCACGCCAGTGAGACCATCCAGACGTGCCGCGAGGCGTGCGGCGGTGCCGGCTACCTGGCGGAGAACCGGCTCACGGAACTCCGGGCGGACACGGACGTGTTCACGACGTTCGAGGGCGACAACACGGTCCTGCTCCAGCTCACCGCCCGGGCGCTGCTCACGCACTACCGGGACGCGTTCGGCGACCTCGACCCCCTGGCGATGGCGAGGTTCGTGACAGGCCGGTTCGTGGGGGCCCTCATCGAACGCACCGCGGCACGGTCACTGATCGAACGGCTCGTCAGCGCGTCACCACGGCGCGACGAGGGAGAGGACCTCCACGATCGGGGATGGCAGCTCAGGCTGCTGGAGGACCGGGAGAGACACATCGTGGAGGGGTTGGCCCGCCGGCTGCGCCGGGCCGACTCCTCCGGGCCGGAGGCGTTCGACGTCGTCAACGGCGCGCAGGATCACCTCGTGCACGCCGGCCGGGCGCATATCGAACGCATCGCGCTGGAGGCGTTCCTCGCTGCCATCGACCGCTGCTCCGACCCCGACACCGCCGCCGTGCTGGAACGGGTGTGCGACCTGTACGCGCTGTCCGCCGTGGAGTCGGACCGCGCCTGGTTCCTGGAACACGAGCGTCTGGCACCGCCCCGTGCCAAGGCCGTGACCCAGTCGGTCAACGAGCTCTGCCGCGAGCTGCGTCCGCACGCCGTCTCCCTCACGGCCGGGTTCGGGTTGCCCGACGAGTGGCTCGCCGCCCCCATCGCCCTGGGCGCGGAGCGACAGCGCCAGCACTCCCGCGAGGGGTGA
- a CDS encoding ABC transporter ATP-binding protein: MTDPASPGGPDPPVVELRGITKRFPGVVANHDIDIAVTRGTVHAIVGENGAGKSTLMKTLYGMHRPDEGEILLDGAEATLHSPAAAINHGIGMVHQHFMLADNLTVLENVVLGAEHVHGIGAKARERVRALSETYGLGVRPDRLAEGLGVGDRQRVEILKVLYRGARIVILDEPTAVLVPHEVDALFDNLRELKREGLTVIFISHKLDEVLDVADTVTVIRRGTTVDTRDPAATSARELATLMVGGELPVPELREDTTAGETVLEISGLRVTDAGGRPVVDGVDLDVRRGEIVGIAGVEGNGQSELVEAIMGMRAPEGGSVRLGGTDITGWHTRSIRESGVGYVPEDRQRHGLLLEAPLWENRVLGHQTEPPNANGFLIDRAGARATTRTVVDSYDVRTPDIDVLADALSGGNQQKLVIGREMSHDPTALLAAHPTRGVDVGAQAAIWEHLRDARARGLAVLLISADLDELIGMSDTLHVILRGRLVTEADPATVTPEELGSAMTGAAQGPPTGESGGQS; the protein is encoded by the coding sequence ATGACAGACCCAGCTTCCCCCGGCGGGCCCGACCCTCCCGTTGTCGAGCTGCGCGGCATAACGAAACGGTTCCCCGGCGTGGTGGCCAACCACGACATCGACATAGCGGTCACACGCGGCACGGTGCACGCCATCGTCGGGGAGAACGGAGCGGGAAAGTCCACCCTGATGAAGACCCTCTACGGGATGCACCGCCCGGACGAGGGGGAGATCCTGCTCGACGGCGCCGAGGCCACGCTGCACTCACCCGCTGCGGCGATCAACCACGGTATCGGTATGGTGCACCAGCACTTCATGCTCGCCGACAACCTCACCGTGCTGGAGAACGTGGTTCTGGGCGCCGAACACGTGCACGGGATCGGGGCGAAAGCACGTGAGCGCGTGCGTGCGCTCTCCGAGACCTACGGGCTGGGTGTGCGGCCGGACCGGTTGGCCGAGGGGCTCGGGGTCGGCGACCGCCAGCGGGTGGAGATCCTCAAGGTTCTCTACCGCGGCGCCCGCATCGTGATCCTGGACGAGCCGACCGCTGTCCTCGTCCCCCACGAGGTGGACGCGCTCTTCGACAACCTGCGGGAACTCAAACGCGAGGGCCTCACCGTCATATTCATCTCGCACAAGCTGGACGAGGTGCTCGACGTCGCCGACACCGTCACGGTGATCCGCCGCGGCACCACCGTGGACACCCGAGACCCGGCGGCGACCTCGGCACGGGAGCTGGCGACGCTCATGGTGGGCGGGGAACTCCCCGTTCCGGAACTGCGGGAGGACACCACGGCCGGGGAGACGGTGCTGGAGATCTCCGGGCTGCGCGTGACGGACGCCGGCGGCCGTCCCGTCGTGGACGGGGTCGACCTCGACGTGCGGCGCGGCGAGATCGTCGGGATCGCCGGGGTCGAGGGCAACGGCCAGTCCGAACTGGTCGAGGCCATCATGGGGATGCGCGCGCCGGAGGGCGGTAGCGTGCGCCTCGGCGGGACCGACATCACCGGCTGGCACACCCGAAGCATCCGGGAGTCCGGTGTCGGATACGTCCCCGAGGACCGTCAGCGGCACGGGCTGTTGCTGGAGGCACCTCTCTGGGAGAACCGCGTCCTGGGACACCAGACGGAACCCCCCAACGCCAACGGCTTCCTGATCGACAGGGCGGGCGCGCGTGCGACCACGCGCACGGTGGTGGACTCCTACGACGTGCGAACTCCCGACATCGACGTGCTCGCCGACGCGCTCAGCGGAGGCAACCAGCAGAAACTGGTCATCGGCCGGGAGATGAGCCACGACCCCACGGCGCTGCTCGCCGCGCACCCCACGCGCGGCGTGGACGTGGGAGCGCAGGCCGCGATTTGGGAACACCTGCGCGACGCCCGGGCGCGGGGACTGGCGGTACTGCTGATCTCCGCCGACCTGGACGAGCTGATCGGCATGTCCGACACGTTGCACGTGATCCTGCGGGGACGACTGGTCACCGAGGCCGACCCCGCGACCGTTACCCCCGAAGAACTGGGTTCAGCCATGACCGGTGCCGCACAGGGCCCGCCCACCGGTGAGAGCGGAGGGCAGTCATGA
- a CDS encoding GNAT family protein: MDTTYANEEQQNGERGTGANNTARTDVREASPQDIDAIVELGGQRRERYQRHAARPWSPVADARNRHRTRLEELVDDPRSVALVAVRDGKLRGYLCCTLVTPPDLYEPGGPVGRVEDFAVSGSREWTLSAQALFAAVRRRLRESGAVSVLVTTDGCDSAERAFLWRMGMSLESEQYRMSVE, translated from the coding sequence ATGGACACCACATACGCGAACGAAGAGCAACAGAACGGTGAGCGAGGAACCGGCGCGAACAACACAGCTCGGACCGACGTCCGGGAGGCGTCCCCCCAGGACATCGACGCCATAGTGGAACTGGGAGGCCAGCGTCGGGAGCGGTACCAGCGCCACGCGGCCCGCCCGTGGTCCCCCGTGGCGGACGCGAGGAACCGGCACCGCACCCGCCTGGAGGAGCTGGTGGACGACCCGCGCTCCGTGGCACTGGTGGCCGTCCGGGACGGGAAGCTGCGCGGGTACCTGTGCTGCACGCTCGTCACACCCCCGGACCTGTACGAGCCGGGCGGTCCGGTCGGGCGTGTGGAGGACTTCGCCGTGTCCGGTTCCCGGGAGTGGACACTCTCGGCGCAGGCGCTGTTCGCGGCGGTTCGGCGACGGCTGCGCGAGTCCGGGGCGGTGAGCGTGCTCGTGACGACGGACGGGTGCGACTCCGCGGAGCGGGCGTTCCTCTGGCGGATGGGGATGTCGCTGGAGTCCGAGCAGTACCGGATGAGTGTCGAGTGA
- a CDS encoding thymidine phosphorylase → MDPIDIITTKRDGGELSPEQIDWIIGAYANGDDTTPRVADEQMAALAMAILWRGMTRAELSGWTAAMLRSGKRLDFTGLERPTVDKHSTGGVGDAITVALTPTVVACGAAVPQLSGRGLGHTGGTLDKLESVPGWRSDLSPTEMRRVLEDVGGVVCAPGPELAPADRRLYALRDATATVDSLPLIASSVMSKKLAEGTGALVLDVKVGSGAFMPDTGSARELAQTMVDLGADHGVPTRALLTAMDTPLGYRVGNALEVAEAVEVLAGGGPADMVELTVTLGREMLAAAGMDGPAARDPAAALADGSAMDTWRRMVRAQGGDPMAPLPEARETTRILVPESGELTRLDARAVGEAARRLGAGRSTKEDSVSPGAGITLHAKPGDDVRAGSPLATLHADDPARFGPASEALAGAYEVGGKRRTFPLVVGKLG, encoded by the coding sequence ATGGATCCGATCGACATCATCACCACCAAGCGCGACGGCGGCGAACTGTCCCCGGAGCAGATCGACTGGATCATCGGCGCCTACGCGAACGGCGACGACACGACGCCCCGGGTGGCCGACGAGCAGATGGCCGCGTTGGCCATGGCCATCCTGTGGCGCGGTATGACGCGTGCGGAACTCAGCGGGTGGACCGCGGCGATGCTGCGCTCCGGGAAGCGACTGGACTTCACCGGTCTGGAGCGCCCCACCGTCGACAAGCACTCCACCGGCGGGGTGGGGGACGCGATCACCGTCGCGCTGACCCCGACAGTGGTCGCGTGCGGCGCTGCGGTACCGCAGCTCTCCGGCCGCGGTCTGGGGCACACCGGGGGAACACTGGACAAACTCGAGTCGGTTCCCGGCTGGCGGAGCGACCTCTCCCCAACGGAGATGCGCCGTGTGCTGGAGGACGTCGGAGGTGTGGTCTGCGCTCCCGGTCCGGAGCTCGCACCGGCGGACCGCCGCCTCTACGCGCTGCGGGACGCCACGGCAACGGTGGATTCCCTGCCGCTGATCGCGAGCTCCGTCATGTCCAAGAAACTCGCGGAGGGAACGGGGGCTCTCGTACTCGACGTCAAGGTGGGATCCGGCGCGTTCATGCCGGACACGGGCAGCGCACGGGAACTCGCCCAGACCATGGTCGACCTCGGCGCCGACCACGGTGTGCCGACGAGAGCGCTGCTGACCGCGATGGACACGCCGTTGGGGTACCGGGTCGGTAACGCCCTGGAGGTCGCCGAGGCGGTGGAGGTCCTCGCGGGAGGTGGCCCCGCCGACATGGTGGAGCTCACCGTCACCCTGGGCAGGGAGATGCTGGCCGCGGCGGGGATGGACGGCCCCGCAGCCAGGGACCCGGCCGCGGCGTTGGCGGACGGGAGCGCGATGGACACCTGGCGCCGGATGGTACGAGCCCAGGGCGGCGACCCGATGGCCCCCCTCCCCGAAGCGAGGGAGACCACCCGGATCCTCGTCCCGGAGTCGGGTGAGCTGACCCGACTGGACGCGCGCGCCGTCGGAGAGGCGGCCCGCAGGTTGGGCGCCGGACGCAGCACGAAGGAGGACTCCGTGTCCCCGGGCGCGGGGATCACGCTGCACGCCAAGCCCGGTGACGATGTGCGGGCGGGGAGCCCGCTCGCCACCCTGCACGCCGACGATCCCGCACGGTTCGGTCCGGCCTCCGAGGCCCTCGCCGGTGCCTACGAGGTCGGCGGGAAGCGGAGAACGTTCCCCCTGGTCGTCGGGAAGCTCGGCTGA
- a CDS encoding ABC transporter permease, with amino-acid sequence MTRVRMAGPVGTLVLALLGACAAAVLDLGLLAPAALALSVAAVAATTPFTTTEGTARDADPPPFRIMAAVLAGLTGVVVGLLTATVADLGLIEPVSYALGAFVGCGAAPLMYRRTATSLALSLAAVALAVVLALAVTSVVLLITGIDPLFAYTEMLDYGSSPDSVVQIVNNGTTLYLSAVAVAIGFKMKLFNIGVDGQYRLAALLAAAVGGAWALPPVLHQFVIVAVAVAVGGFWAGIAGYLKVARGVSEVISTIMLNSIATAVTAYLLSTDRLAVEIGTNNVGTPEIPDSGWVPGIPAGFLGADGEIFGLVLLAAAVGAGYWTVLNRTRFGFDLRATGQSPEAARASGVNVNRMVLTSMVLSGMVAGLVGMPQLLGESHYYALDFPTGLGFTGIAIALLGRNHPVGIAAAAAFWVFLDRSAQILDFQGIPKEMAVVTQATMVLTVVVVYEVVHRWGRRYEQQQVGAELGRAEVTP; translated from the coding sequence ATGACACGGGTGCGGATGGCCGGCCCGGTGGGAACCCTGGTACTCGCCCTGCTGGGCGCCTGCGCCGCGGCCGTGCTCGACCTCGGGCTGCTCGCGCCGGCCGCTCTGGCCCTCAGCGTCGCGGCCGTCGCCGCCACGACGCCGTTCACCACGACGGAGGGTACGGCGCGGGACGCCGACCCGCCGCCGTTCCGGATCATGGCCGCGGTGCTGGCCGGCCTCACCGGCGTCGTCGTCGGCCTCCTCACCGCCACGGTGGCCGACCTCGGGCTCATAGAACCGGTCAGCTACGCCCTCGGTGCTTTCGTCGGCTGCGGGGCGGCACCGCTCATGTACCGCAGGACCGCAACGTCGCTGGCGCTGTCCCTGGCGGCCGTCGCTCTCGCAGTGGTGCTGGCGCTGGCCGTCACCTCGGTCGTGCTGCTCATCACGGGGATCGACCCCCTGTTCGCCTACACCGAGATGCTGGACTACGGCTCCAGTCCGGACAGTGTCGTACAGATCGTCAACAACGGCACCACGCTGTACCTGTCGGCGGTGGCGGTGGCCATCGGCTTCAAGATGAAGCTGTTCAACATCGGCGTGGACGGCCAGTATCGGCTCGCGGCGCTGCTGGCCGCCGCCGTCGGCGGCGCCTGGGCGCTCCCCCCGGTACTGCACCAGTTCGTGATCGTGGCCGTGGCGGTCGCCGTCGGCGGTTTCTGGGCGGGCATCGCCGGATACCTCAAGGTGGCCCGCGGGGTCTCCGAGGTCATCTCCACGATCATGCTGAACTCGATCGCCACCGCGGTGACCGCTTACCTACTGAGCACCGATCGCCTCGCCGTGGAGATCGGCACGAACAACGTCGGGACGCCGGAGATCCCGGATTCTGGGTGGGTGCCTGGCATCCCCGCCGGTTTCCTCGGCGCCGACGGGGAGATCTTCGGCCTGGTGCTTCTGGCGGCAGCCGTGGGCGCGGGCTACTGGACGGTGCTCAACCGCACCCGGTTCGGGTTCGACCTGCGGGCCACCGGCCAGTCGCCCGAGGCCGCACGCGCCAGCGGTGTCAACGTGAACCGGATGGTCCTCACGTCCATGGTGCTGTCCGGAATGGTGGCCGGGCTCGTCGGTATGCCCCAACTCCTCGGGGAGTCGCACTACTACGCGCTGGACTTCCCCACCGGTCTCGGCTTCACGGGGATCGCCATCGCGCTGTTGGGGCGCAACCACCCGGTGGGAATCGCTGCCGCTGCGGCGTTCTGGGTCTTTCTGGACCGTTCTGCCCAGATTCTGGATTTCCAGGGCATCCCCAAGGAGATGGCAGTGGTCACCCAGGCCACGATGGTGCTCACCGTGGTGGTGGTCTACGAGGTCGTGCACCGGTGGGGCCGCCGTTACGAACAGCAGCAAGTCGGCGCGGAACTCGGCCGTGCGGAGGTCACACCATGA